The sequence aatttaaatgtcttttttttctttataaatattttataaaaagtttTGCTGcaacaggttctatacatggtacagacgTGAtattttacaggcagactaaggggacccccaggcactatatttaaattgtttcactttaagcatcattaaaatcactgctcctttagcCACTTACCGCCCACCATATAGTAatatgacggcggcaaagtggttgtgttatcctgaccagacgtcatatgacatgatcaggataacaagcctccgtgcgcccccaggGGCAGACATTGCTGCAATCATTGTTGCGGCGTGTCATTTTGACACACTGCAActtcgatctaggtaaagagtctctgactgtgactctttaccatgtgatcagctgtgtccaatcacggctgatcacaatgtaaacaggaagagacgttCATCGGCTTTTtcttactcgcgtctgacagacacgagtagaggataGCTGATCGggtgctcctctgacaggggggtctgcgctgaatattcatcagcacaaacccccccgcggatgcctgcccaggaccaccatGGATGCCAGCAGGATCACCAGAGATGGCCACCACTGTTGACCaccagcataggcgtgcgcagcctatcgcATTAGGGTGTGAACCCGAAATCTCaagcacacatatatatatatatatatatatatatatatatatatatacacacacatatatatatatacatatatatatatatatatatatatatatatatatatagtcaaaagtattgggacacctgcctttacacacacatgaactttaatgccatcccGAGTCTTAgtacatagggttcaatattgagttggcccaccctttccagctataacagcttcaactattctgggaaggctgtccacaaggtttaggagtgtgtctatgggaatgtttgaccaatcatccagaagtgcatttgtcaggtcaggcactgatgttggatgagaaggcccggcttgcagtctccactcaaattcatcccaacggtgttctatcaggttgaggtcaggactctgtgcaggtcagtcaagttcctccagtcgctcacccatgtctttatggaccttgctttgtgcactggtccaaataatattGTGTGAGGTTGTtttccaggggttgggcttggccccttagttccagtgaaggtaactcttaaggtgtcagcataccaagacattttggacaatttcatgttcctaactttgtgggaagagtttggtgATGGCcatttcctgttccaacatgactgcgcaccagtgcacaaagcaaggtccataaagacaaggaCTTAGCAGGGGTGGTGGAAAATTAACTTCAAGTGCAATAATTCACATTATAACAGTGACTAAAACATATACAGTTAagtgtaacaataaaaaaatccaaagtgctaTAATGGTGTGAACCTCCCAACTAAAAAGTTGTTGCACTTGTAGGTAATTTGTATTGCAATTATCTgtagaggggtttccaccatccctgctaaggcagcactggtgggcactgataggcagcattgatgggcactaataggctgcactgattggcagcaatgatTGGCAGCGTTGATGGACACTAATTGgtagcactgatgtgcactgataggtggcactgataggcagcactgattggcggcactgatatggGCTCTGATTggttgcactgattggcagcactgatgggcactgataggcagcactgatggacactgatagtcagcactgattggcagcactgatgggcagccctgatgggcactgatgggcagcactgatgggcactgataagcagcactggcagtgataggcagcattggttggcactgaaaagcaacactggcactgataggcagcattggttggtactgataggcagcactggttggcactgataggcagcactggttggcactgataagcagcactggcaaggataggcagcattggttggcacggataggcatcATTGTTTGGCATGGATAGGcaacactggttggcactgataagcagaacaggttggcactgataagcaacactggcactgataggcagtactggttggcacttataggcagcattggttggcaatgattggcagcattggttggcactgataggcagcattggttgtcACAGATAGGGGAGAGGGAGAGTTtcacagataccaccaaaagaaagctctgtttgtgagaacaaaatgatacagtatagcatgaccgtgcaattgtcatttaaacagcaacagcgctgaaaactgaaaattggcttttttttattggtacatGTCCCTCATGGCAGTAGCCatgccccataccctttttatggccaataacttgcatataagcctttaaaataggGACTTTGATTTTTCAAAttagggtcccatagacttcaatggggttcagagttCGGGTCCAAACTTTTTCTATATTTGGGATTTCTGGTGAGAACCAAACCGGGGTGGTTTGGCCCACCTCTAATCACCAGACCAGTCTATGCCAACAACAGCATTCCTGATTATCACTACACACAtctcagtgtcaccagaccagtgtaagacACCAACAGTGTCTCTGATCACTGACACGCCAATCCCAGTGTCACCAAACCAGTGTAAGACAGCAACAGTGCTCTTGATTACTGCTGCATTAGTCCCCTGTGTTGCCAAATGAGTGTAAACAGTGCTCCTGATTGTTTGCATTTGACTACAAATTGACAACTGTTTTGCCTGCTGCCTGGTCCaatcttttgtttgttttctgaccATGTTTTAGCCTAAAGCCTGAACTGACCCATCTGCATGTCCCACTGACTATGTTCCTGCGAGATACCAGTCCCTGTCATCCCTTGTGGACAACCACGCTCCTGGAACTACAAGAACTCTTTTGTTCATGGCATTCCTGGGGGCAGCTACATACCAGTAGGCTAGGGGACTGCTATAGGTGATGCCACACTAAGCTATATTCCCTGACCTCTCATACAGAGGCAGCCATTACAGTACACTGGTTGATTTGTGTGATACACAAGATATCATTGTaaagtatgcctatgctgtgcGTTATACATATCTTAATATttgacaactttaaaaaaaaaaaacattttagtttttataatattgttttccaaaaatttggggcaaaaaaaatacatttacaaaagACTAATTATGACTTTCagaaaataccttggggtgttaGATTTCCAAACTTTGGTAATTTTTGGTGTTTCTAATGTCCTAGCACTTGAGAGACTCAGGAAATATAATAGGTAGTCCAGAAATTAGATATGTAATGTATGCTCCTTGAAAGTCCAAACGTgttccttggattttgggcccctctatgcatctaggctgtgaaaaagtctcacacatgtggtatccctgtacctAAGAGaagtagtagaatgtgttttggggtgtaattgtaaaCACGTTTTATTTAATTACTTAATTTTCTaacaatgcctcttactaaataccttagactgtctactttccaaaacagAGTTTATTTTTGTGATATTTGTACTGTTTAGCCAtcttagggcctcaagaaatgagtcaGTAAATCAGGATTGATcagtttttaaatatatatacaatagtttgtagactctataactttcacacagactaaataatatacactgatttatgtttctttcaccaaagaaatttagaataaaaaaattacaacagaatttttgttttttcaaaaaaaaaatcctttgaaaAAAGTAAACTGAGGTGATTAGGTACCGTCAAAAGAAAGCTGTGTCAAAATTGATataattcatttgggtacagtgttgtatgtctGAGTAATagtcattcaaagtatgacagtgctgaaaactgaaaaatgggcTAGATTGGAAGGGGGTGAAACAGTCCTACCTTCTAGAGGTTTATGTTATCCTCTATTATAGTATAGCACAACATCTACAGAAGTATCTTTTAaatgtgtttctcatatttataaaGCATTCTGTTTACTACTTATATCCATTTAGCACAATCATTATAatgttaaaggctaagttcaagtCTGCAGAAATAtactaaatgcacatatttttgcagagaaaatgtGCATTAATTATTTTTTCCCAAGGAGACTGCATAGCATTGCACCTATGATCAGTGGATTgtcaatgtcaggctcctgcagacacgtTTTACAGCTTTTTGCCCATACCTCAGTACTAGCTTTCTGTTTGAAAGCTGCATGGCTTAATTAACTACAAGGGCACTCATTAGTGCCTTCGCTGTCCATTGAGACCACTACCACAGtggaagatgggacttgtagtttattcattcacagattgcTGTGACTGGATGACATGGGAGTGCCCAAGCGAAGCCCCACACTGGCATGTCGCTGTGGGGGGGAGAAACAGACACCTATGTTAATGAGGTGGGGGGATTGTGGGGTGCTCGAGCATGTTTAATGTTACAAACTAAATATGGGTATAATGTATAACATGCTTAAAGTTAAACATGGCCTTTAAAAAAGCAGACACACAGCAATCaaagtaaacacattttttttttctttctgaagaacaaactatgttttttttttttttaaataacgatAGATTTTACTTTTCATGGGCCTCGAAATGCACATACAATAATGCAAATTGAGATATCCCGCTGATAGGAATGATAAATTGACAGTATGCACTTCACAACGGGCTCTGTTAGCAATGTTCGTAAGCTGGACACCTAAGCTGAACTAGCTCATTTTCTGCTAAATTCAATCTGTTTAGTTATCTGCTGATCAGAACTTTTAAAGATTACTTTTGTTCTTTAGAAGCGTTAACAGCACCAAAAGAACATCAaccttttgatttttacatgtggtgtttttttgtgtgaTTTGATACTTTGACCATGTAGGTGTTATACTAAAGGTTTTTCAAagaaaataatatgtatatagaAGAAAGAAAGTACAAATAAATCTGATTATGAACTTTGAAATTACAAGAACTCATGAAACTCTTTTTGTCATTCAATATGTACAGCATTTCTAAACTTGCATCTAGATACAAGAGATCAGTCTACgggtttgttgttgttgttttattaataaagaaaatCAGACAGCGCAAAAAACAATCCTACCAAAAGCAGCTGAACACTGAAGGTCAATATAAAAAAAGTCCTTTTATTGGGGAAAACAACGTGGATAGGGTATAGGGATATGGGATGACCAACTTGACTTGAATAAACAATAGATGAGGACAAACTTCCTTCTTTATGTACACAAATTAAGATCCTGAACTGTACTCCCTCTGGAATAAACACAGTCTCTATGAATCAGTGACAAGGGGCTCTCAGTCCCTTCTAATGAATTAGCACAAAGCGGCAAACTGTATGCAGAAGTAGCTTGTTTCCTCTGTAGAACTTTGCCCAGTTCTGCTGCTTGCAGATCCTACCAGCCCACCCAGCTGCTTGACTACCAGCCCATCTGCCTGCTTGACTACCAGCCTACCTGTCTGTTCTGAAGAACTCCCCAGGACAAGGGATCAGATTttagattgattcccatgtttttttcccagtcaccagttgcgcggccgtattctgaatgacCTGATACAGTTTGCTAAAAATAGACAGATGGGGATTCCATTGTCCCATCCATTTAGCAGATCGGATCGGATGGCATCCGATGGAAATGGACAGGAGGTCCGTTTTCCATCTGACCGTCCCATAGAGAATAGTgagctgtgtccgtgtccgtgtctgctctgcatcagCGGAGTGGACactgacctgtcatccacctgctcagcggggatcagcagacagatacCCCCGCTGAGCAGGAGGATCTGCTTGACAGAgtctgctccgtgtgaaaggggtcttaccagGAGTGGCTGGTCCATTAGGGGAGCTGGGGCTCCTCCACCCTGCAGGGTGCCAGACTCATGCATTTGTATGAGTTTTTTTTCCaagccacatgattagagcctgaggctctaactgGCTTTAAAAACGTTGGGCTCAtggtgcagagcattgcactctgaacccacccacttgtgacaatagAGAATTAATGTTCGCTATCCTCTtccggcttctcctcctggccaatcaggacagatcgggttggctgggaggagaagctgaGGTATCCGTGGAGGGATAAGTGCGGAGGGGGCACCATCACCGTGGAGAAGTGAGTGCCAGCTGACCTAGGGGGTCTtactatttttgtgtttttttatgttttacattttttgcagtattttttttcttttagatttttatttgcaggggggggggggttattggtgAAATATCAGAGGTTTAAACACACCCCCATATCTATTTTTGTGAGACAGTGAAAGGGACTGAAGATGGTCCCCTTTCTCTGTATCACTTTACTTGAATAAATGAAAAATCTGTAGGGatctattcattaaaaaaaattacagtctgATACATTGTAACATCCCCAGTTACAATATATCAGCTGTCAGTGTCAGTGAGCACATAGCAGTGATCAGTAGTGATCGCTGCATGCGCCCTCTCTTCTACAGGGGGGAGTTTAGTAAACACATGTTTACTAAGCCCCCACAATCCCCAACTTCACACCCACCCACACCACCTCCTCCCCACCACGATCTCCAGCCTGATGGATCATGGCGATCTGTGTAGGGAAAAGCTGCAGgcagagagaggggaaggagagatGCCACTCAGAGTGGCAATGGTTTGGGGATGTGGGGGGATATAGGGGTTTATATGACTGGCAGGGGGGCACATCTGGATCCCCCCAAGCCCCATGCAGCACCTGAAGCTGGAGggaatggaagaggagggatgcCGGCTAATGATggttgttatatcctctgtgttgtgagagacacaagactctgggctggaacaatggatgtttattcagtacagcctgtacactgcaacatgcatctcaggacattacatatctctgcttcttacatgtggtctctctaagatggctactataccccttgacccttgtcatcactgctgggtggagccagccttaaagtgccagtacatgtgaaacccttcaggtataacaccttccatccatccctaaaaaaaaacaaaaacaaaaaaaaacaaaaacacaacaaaacaataacaggcacaaaacattaactgatagctgtccaataacagtcctccaaacacaggagaattatgggacttcaagcttccaggaaccgttgcggggttaatatgtcatcggatcacttccgtcggccccgtcgaaagtctcgtaaccgctcttgcaactgaaaccggtcaggagggcgacagtatcgttgaggccgggcatccagcgattcgggaccggaggatactgggctggccggaatgggtaccggcggggccaagaagggatcccccagctcagagggtaaacagacctccggaccagagctggagggctctgttggagctgagttcaaaagttcagagtccccacaatcatcagtctctgtgcatcctgattcgctgggagcagatccttgagacactggtggttcagctggtatcagggattcgggcagttgagaacgaggacgcagttggtccgcatgacgtctgcaaatggaaccatcttccaggcggaccttgtacatcttgggtcccaaagtctctgcaatgacagcaggaagccaacgggtgttggaagccccataagatcgggcccataccttttgttgggctgtgaatcgggggagctcattgtgttggaccatcttgtcttgggactgtagtacatgttcctggactgtttgagggcggagcatatccaaaacagtccatggctgccgccccagaaggagttctgctggagttttcccagtggttgcatgtggtgtgtttctgtaagcagaaaggaaggagtccagctgctggggtcacagggactgttgtttacttgcagccactgtagctttgaagtagcgtttaaaagtctgcacaaaccgctctgcttgaccatttgtagccgggtggtaaggtgcggttaacttgtgcttgatgttgtgggcagtcaggaaatgctgaaactcctgactggtgaattgtgcaccgttgtctgtgacgatctctctggggtatccaaacgtagcagcgagatgtaacagtatggaaaccgttgccttagtcgttggctgagtaacaggaatgacctcaggccactttgaatgggcgtccactatgatcaagaaggtgtgtcctctgatcgggcctgcaaagtccaagtgtaggcgaaaccaaggaaccgtgggccaagtccagggctggacgcaccctcgaggagggtctcttgccgtttgtgcacatccagcacaagcattcacatatgttgtgatatctgagtctaggtttggccaccacacatagcctctggccttttgtttcatacgtgtgctcccgggatgaccagtatgtagcaagtccagaatgtgtctccggagggtctgtggaatgatcactcggtctccccataaaacacagttgccagccacagttaattccatacgcctacggaaataaggttcatactcctgtgtgacagttgcaggccaaccggaacgtacccaggagagtatggttttcagaaaggtatccttggttgtatgggctgctatctccccagaagacaagaaggacaggctggtgtaacgacaactcttgaccggtggagaagagtccatggacctccctgtcagtcgggacatagcgtccgcattagcattggcatcatgaccacgatactgaattttgtagctgtatgcccccaagaatagggcatagcgttggaggcgggccgcagtagtctgggagatgcctttgtcagggctaaagatctgaaggagtggtttatggtccgtcagtatggtgaattccctaccatacaggtaaagatgaaacttcttaattgcccatatcagcgcaagagcctctttgtcaatgtgtgagtaattgctttctgcttttgtcaaagacctggaggcaaatgccactggtttttctgacccatctggtaagatgtgagatagtaccgcccccagaccatagggtgaggcatcacaagccaaggtgagaggcttctggaggtcatagtgcacgagcatgcgtgacgccaacagcttccgcttagaaacttcaaaagcacgttggcatgcagccgaccagtcccatctggagtgtttctccaaaagcttgttcaacggaaacaaggtgtgtgccagatctggcaggaatttgtggtaatagttcagcaagccaaggtatgatcgcagctgctggacgttggttggggctggagctttgactaaagcatcaaccttggcttccgtggtgtgtataccttctgcatccacaaggtggccacaaaactccaatttaggcaccatgaattggcattttgctaagttcactttcagaccctgttcttggagtctcgccaacacaagctccacattctgcttgtgttcctggtcggtccgacctgtaatgagcatgtcatctagcaggcactgagtgaaaggaatgtccgccaaaatctcgtccatttttcgttgccaaatggctggggcagaggctaccccaaacaccatccgattatattgatacagtcccttgtgggtgttgatggtcagaaacttgcgggaagaaggatggacctcaaactgtaaatatgcttgtttgagatcaagcttggtgaacttttgacctcctgcaagagaggcaaaaatgtcatctactctgggtaggggatactggtctatttccagttgagagttcagtgccatgcggaaatcgccacaaatgcgcaagtccccattcgatttctttaccggtacaactggtgatgcccactcactgtgctctacctttgagatgacaccttgttcctccagccgacttagttctgcttccacacctgctcggagtgcaaaaggtactgtccgagctttgaagaacttaggctgagcgttgggtttcagcttgagtctcacacagtcatgctttatttttcccaactggtcatcaaaaatctttgggaaccgctgcttcagggacaccacccatccctcattatctcctaatggaatggtaacagtgttacagggacttatggcgatgtctggcataccaaagtgagcaatccagtctctcccgaatagagggggtcccccattttctaggatatataatggcagtctctttgtctgacccttgtaaatacttttacttttgcgtaacccagtgggtggagtatctgctttgagtatgtctgcagtttgattggtgttgggcggacagtttttcgggtctgaagttgtctccattgtttctgggtgataactgaaactgctgctcctgtgtctacatccatcctgagtttctttccctcaacggttacatctacagtcattgcggagggtgctgaatgcatatgatgtatgtctaatctgtggagcacagcctcatcctctgactcagatgatgatgtatatcttcccaccatatatgtctttgtcttggggttcagaggttgtttatctcgcaccttcttgctacggcaaactcgtttcagatggccggtcctagcGCAATtgtgacaggtctgatccttaaaccggcagactttgtgatcatggtctgtattcccacaatggtagcaagctgactcccggcttggtgggggtctgtatttccagtttgcagcagttggtttgactgctgtcctgaaaacttcctgcttcacctctttccttctgctctgggggttcaattcctctgtatctttcacagccatttccatcactgaagctatctcaattgcctttgtaagagtaaggtctttctctgttaacagtctcttttgtgttgactcacaattcagtcccatgacaaacttatctctcagtgcagtaggtaggtagtccccaaaagaacaggtagaggctagtctgcgaagggcgagcacataaactttaatctgttcacctgtctgttgctgcctctgatagaagcgaaatctttctgcaatttctaatggtttaggctggaagtgatcctctagcagtgtcagcagctctgccaatgtcttagctgctggttttacaggggaaagcagatccctcagagtgtcatatgtcttggccccaaccactgtcagaaacactgctacttgcctgttgtctgggatggcatttgcactgaaatactgttccagcctctcaacccaggaactccaggatgtctgttctccaaactcacttaatgtcccgattaatgacattttcctgctgggatctgtgattgcttttatccaggtgacaatccacaatgtctttgtctctctctcagactgatagacactttataaatcccatcctcgtcgccactgttatatcctctgtgttgtgagagacacaagactctgggctggaacaatggatgtttattcagtacagcctgtacactgcaacatgcatctcaggacattacatatctctgcttcttacatgtggtctctctaagatggctactataccccttgacccttgtcatcactgctgggtggagccagccttaaagtgccagtacatgtgaaacccttcaggtataacaatgGTGGCTGAAGGGAGCGTGTTTGCAGGGGGGTCAGATCGGGTGGAGGGGGTAATTGGAATATCAGAAACTTGGGCTAATAAACCAGCTCATATAATTGGGCTGAAGGGTACACCTTGCTTGAGAGGGACACAACTGGCAGAAGAGGTGGAGGGGTttgcatactgtatatgtaaagaacaataaaaaaaaaacttaaaagatGATATTGCTAATGTGAACTGTGATGGTACAGAGTCATTATGGCTGAAGTCCTATAAGAGCTCATGAAATAGTAAATTACTTGTGGTAGTATGTTATACCCTACTTAACATAAGGATCATGGAAGAGTTTGAGCTCCTTTTACAGAAAGAAGTGGCTGAGAAACatgaattattatatattttgttattattatagacaactttttttaccctggtATTTATTGGGCAAATGGAACTGCACACTCAACAAAGGCTTGTTATTTCTTAAACCTATTCAAGGACAATTTCATGGAACACAGTGGAAGTCCCAATAAGGAAAAACACTTTCCTGTcgcatcatggcagcatacacctttgGGTTGTGGCTCCGCCTCCACAACCTTATAGGACTACATAGCTATTAAACCCAGAGAGGGCCCCCGTCCaggtattctcttttttttcctcacctGATCAGGACTGGAATCGCGAGGTATCCCTTACCGTTTGTCGCCCCAGCCAGATTCAGCCTCTTCTGGGTGGAAGTCCTTCCTGTACAGCCTCTAAATGAGTTATATGGTTGGAGCCCCATTTCGGTGGTCCGGGGGGCTTATTTTAGCCTCTCCTGGGTGGATGTCCTTCCTctacagtctctaaatgagctaCATGGTTGGAGCCCCATTCTGGTGGTGCAGGCTTCTCAAAGAAAGCTTTAAACAAGCTTTGACGTAAGCGACAACGTTTCCTTTTGCTTTCCATATGCGTGTACTTCCTTTCTCTGTGTTATGGGCATTTGCTACTACCAAGTTGGCTGCGGCAGTGCAAGTTCTCTGAGCTTGAGAGGCAGAAAAAGTGATGCAGCCTCTGTGTTTTCTGGCGAGAGCTTTTCCAGGATGGTGATCTGATAATGCTCAGGCACTGATATCATCACTAATGGAAAATGAGAGTTCTAAATGGTTTCACTGCATTTTGGGCAACAAATGGTGGAGATCTCTACTCATGCATGCTGGATGCTTATGTGGTCATCGTTTACAGGTATGTTTCACCTTTTATGGCATTTTCCTGGGTTTTTCCTATCTCCTTCTCAGTGTTGCTCTAGGATCATTGTGCTCTTTATGGCATTCACCTGAGATCTTCCTATCTCCTTCTCAATGTTGCTCCAGAATCATTGTGCTCTTTATGGTATTCACCTAGGTTCTGCCTATCTCCTTCTCAATGCTTGCTCTAGGATCACTGTGTTGGGCTCagtttccactagtgcgacttgtcACTGCAAAATCACATTACAAGCCaaaccccatgatttccaatgagtaacgTTCATATCTGTGTCCAAAGACcccaagaatacacaggcattgcttcaagttgcATCAAATTTGCACAAAATCATGCAACTTTCAGGTCGCAATAGTGGAGATTTAGCGTTatgctgtttttcttttcagTCTGCTGCTATTCTCTGTTTCTAGGGAAACGCTGTTCAGTCAGACCACTCaatgctttaaagggtcactaaaggattttttttttagctaaatagcttcctttaccttactgcagtcctggtttcatgtcctcattgctcgtttttgctctgatgttgctgtaaaactgctctgttctggacacttcctggttgtctggctccgtatgaaaaaagtcatgggagggtttagtttcgttttcctagccatgactctctatggcactgtccagcacagaggcataaaataacatgcaaagaataaactactttcagtttcatttttgcatctaagaggcacattatatgattgatttgtatctatttttaatcatttttaaaaggaatcagttaactattatgtctctataccctgtaaacagtcatttcagcaaaaaataatttttcctttagtgatcctttaaggtatAGGGATTAGGTAAGTAGTGAAGATTGAGAA comes from Rana temporaria chromosome 2, aRanTem1.1, whole genome shotgun sequence and encodes:
- the LOC120928356 gene encoding uncharacterized protein K02A2.6-like; the protein is KLKPNAQPKFFKARTVPFALRAGVEAELSRLEEQGVISKVEHSEWASPVVPVKKSNGDLRICGDFRMALNSQLEIDQYPLPRVDDIFASLAGGQKFTKLDLKQAYLQFEVHPSSRKFLTINTHKGLYQYNRMVFGVASAPAIWQRKMDEILADIPFTQCLLDDMLITGRTDQEHKQNVELVLARLQEQGLKVNLAKCQFMVPKLEFCGHLVDAEGIHTTEAKVDALVKAPAPTNVQQLRSYLGLLNYYHKFLPDLAHTLFPLNKLLEKHSRWDWSAACQRAFEVSKRKLLASRMLVHYDLQKPLTLACDASPYGLGAVLSHILPDGSEKPVAFASRSLTKAESNYSHIDKEALALIWAIKKFHLYLYGREFTILTDHKPLLQIFSPDKGISQTTAARLQRYALFLGAYSYKIQDLLHTGHPGSTRMKQKARGYVWWPNLDSDITTYVNACAGCAQTARDPPRGCVQPWTWPTVPWFRLHLDFAGPIRGHTFLIIVDAHSKWPEVIPVTQPTTKATVSILLHLAATFGYPREIVTDNGAQFTSQEFQHFLTAHNIKHKLTAPYHPATNGQAERFVQTF